Proteins encoded within one genomic window of Haematobia irritans isolate KBUSLIRL chromosome 5, ASM5000362v1, whole genome shotgun sequence:
- the Cpr47Ef gene encoding cuticular protein 47Ef isoform X5: MALTYKVTWLMTFVLMAHAARLDNRYLPPPPNAATAGGGPGLQGPGGGGGPGRPGGSGGYGGAGAGGGGGGGGNNGLGGFSGAGGPSRPFGPSSAGGPAPRPAAPSGPAAPSGPVIPILSFVNENDGDGNYRFSYETGNGIKAQEEGTVKNKGSDNEIPSVMGTYTYTAPDGQVIEVAYTADENGFQPSGDLLPTPPPIPEAIAKALAAQGIQPAPGGGFIGGGGTGAGGGGGAGRGGGAGSYGGAGGGAGAGGYGGGGAGGRGGGAGGGGGYGGGAGGAGGFGGGAGGRGGGAGGAGGYGGAGGKGGGTGGAGGFGGGAGGAGGAGGYGGAGAGGRGGGAGGGGGFGGGAGGAGGKAGGSGGFGGGAGGAGGYGGAGAGGSGGGAGGGGGFGGGAGGAGGKGGGSGGFGGGAGGAGGYGGADAGGRGGGAGGGGGFGGGAGGAGGKGGGSGGYGGGAGSGGRGGGAGGAGGYGGGAGGAGGKGGGSGGFGGGAGGFGGGAGGAGGKGGGSGGFGGGAGGAGGYGGAGGKGGGAGGAGGYGGGAGGKGGGSGGAGGFGGGAGGAGGYGGAGGKGGGAGGAGGYGGGAGGAGGYGGGAGGGGTGGFGGGAGGAGGKGGGSGGAGGFGGTGAGGKGGGAGGAGGYGGGAGGKGGGSGGAGGYGGAGGGAGGKGGGAGGFGAGGGGGFGGGKGGGAGGAGGAGGGAGGGGGFGGGAGGAGGKGGFGGGTGGSGGAGGAGGFGGGAGGAGGKGGGSGGAGGFGGGAGGAGGFGGGGAGGKGGGAGGAGGYGGGAGGGAGGFGAGGKGGGAGGAGGFSGGAGGAGGYSGAGGKGGGAGGYGGGAGGAGGKGGGAGGFGAGGAGGFGGGKGAGAGGAGGFGGGAGGGFGGGAGGSGGKGGFGGGAGGAGGFGGGAGGAGGFGGGGAGTAGGYGGGAGGKGGGAGGFGGGAGAGGFGGGAGGAGGKGGGSSGAGGFGGGAGGAGGYGGGGAGGKGGGAGGAGGFGGGAGGSGGYGGAGGKGGAGGGGGGAGGFGGGGSGGGAGGFGPAPGLPGRGHPSGDFNPQTGYSY; the protein is encoded by the exons aCATGGCTGATGACGTTTGTGTTGATGGCTCATGCTGCTCGCCTAGACAATAGATACTTACCACCCCCGCCCAATGCTGCCACAGCGGGTGGAGGTCCTGGTTTACAGGGGCCTGGTGGAGGTGGTGGACCTGGAAGACCTGGTGGTTCAGGAGGCTATGGTGGTGCGGGAGCTGGGGGAGGAGGAGGTGGAGGTGGTAATAATGGTCTAGGAGGTTTCTCCGGAGCCGGTGGTCCAAGTAGACCATTCGGTCCCTCTAGTGCTGGTGGTCCAGCACCACGACCAGCAGCCCCCTCGGGTCCAGCGGCACCCTCAGGCCCAGTCATTCCCATTTTGTCGTTTGTCAATGAAAACGATGGTGATGGAAATTATCGTTTCAGCTATGAAACTGGAAATGGCATAAAGGCTCAAGAAGAGGGCACTGTGAAAAATAAGGGATCCGACAACGAAATACCATCTGTTATGGGTACCTACACATATACTGCCCCAGATGGACAGGTGATAGAAGTAGCATATACTGCCGATGAGAATGGATTCCAACCTTCTGGTGATTTGTTGCCTACCCCACCACCTATACCAGAAGCTATAGCAAAGGCTTTGGCTGCCCAGGGTATACAACCAGCACCAGGTGGTGGTTTTATAGGTGGAGGAGGTACGGGTgcaggtggtggtggtggagcAGGACGTGGCGGAGGTGCTGGAA GTTATGGTGGAGCTGGTGGCGGCGCTGGAGCCGGAGGATATGGTGGTGGTGGCGCTGGCGGCAGAGGTGGAGGAGCAGGAGGAGGTGGAGGTTACGGTGGTGGAGCAGGAGGAGCCGGAGGTTTTGGTGGAGGTGCTGGTGGCAGAGGTGGTGGTGCGGGAGGAGCTGGAGGTTATGGTGGTGCTGGTGGTAAAGGCGGTGGCACAGGAGGAGCTGGAGGTTTTGGTGGTGGTGCCGGTGGAGCTGGAGGTGCCGGAGGTTATGGAGGTGCTGGTGCTGGAGGTAGAGGTGGCGGAGCGGGAGGAGGTGGAGGATTTGGTGGTGGCGCCGGAGGTGCTGGTGGAAAAGCCGGTGGCTCTGGAGGTTTTGGTGGTGGTGCCGGTGGAGCTGGAGGTTATGGTGGTGCTGGTGCTGGAGGTAGTGGTGGCGGAGCAGGAGGAGGTGGAGGATTCGGTGGTGGTGCAGGTGGTGCTGGTGGAAAAGGCGGTGGCTCTGGAGGTTTCGGTGGTGGTGCCGGTGGAGCTGGAGGTTATGGTGGAGCTGATGCTGGAGGTAGAGGTGGCGGAGCAGGAGGTGGTGGAGGATTTGGTGGTGGCGCCGGAGGTGCTGGTGGAAAAGGCGGTGGCTCTGGTGGTTATGGTGGTGGTGCTGGTTCTGGAGGTAGAGGTGGCGGAGCAGGAGGTGCCGGAGGTTATGGTGGTGGTGCCGGAGGTGCTGGTGGAAAAGGCGGTGGCTCTGGAGGTTTTGGCGGTGGAGCTGGAGGTTTTGGTGGTGGTGCCGGAGGTGCTGGTGGAAAAGGCGGTGGCTCTGGAGGTTTCGGTGGTGGTGCCGGTGGAGCTGGAGGTTATGGTGGGGCTGGTGGTAAAGGCGGTGGCGCAGGAGGAGCCGGAGGATATGGTGGTG GTGCTGGTGGAAAAGGCGGTGGCTCTGGAGGTGCTGGAGGTTTCGGTGGTGGTGCCGGTGGAGCTGGAGGTTATGGTGGGGCTGGTGGTAAAGGCGGTGGTGCAGGAGGAGCCGGAGGATATGGTGGTGGTGCCGGAGGTGCTGGCGGTTACGGTGGTGGTGCCGGAGGTGGTGGTACTGGAGGATTCGGAGGTGGCGCCGGAGGTGCTGGTGGTAAAGGCGGTGGCTCTGGAGGCGCCGGTGGTTTTGGAGGAACCGGTGCTGGTGGTAAAGGTGGAGGCGCAGGAGGAGCCGGAGGATACGGTGGTGGTGCTGGTGGTAAAGGCGGTGGCTCTGGAGGTGCCGGAGGCTATGGTGGTGCCGGTGGAGGGGCTGGAGGTAAAGGCGGCGGAGCTGGAGGATTTGGTGCAGGAGGCGGAGGAGGTTTTGGTGGTGGTAAAGGAGGTGGTGCAGGTGGAGCTGGTGGTGCCGGCGGCGGTGCAGGAGGAGGCGGAGGATTCGGTGGTGGCGCCGGAGGTGCTGGTGGTAAAGGCGGCTTTGGAGGAGGTACAGGCGGATCCGGTGGCGCAGGTGGAGCCGGAGGATTTGGTGGTGGTGCCGGAGGGGCAGGTGGTAAAGGCGGTGGCTCTGGAGGCGCCGGCGGTTTCGGAGGTGGTGCAGGAGGAGCTGGTGGTTTTGGAGGAGGCGGTGCTGGTGGTAAAGGTGGTGGCGCAGGAGGAGCTGGAGGATATGGTGGTGGCGCCGGTGGTGGTGCTGGAGGTTTTGGTGCCGGTGGTAAAGGAGGTGGTGCAGGAGGAGCCGGAGGATTTAGTGGTGGAGCTGGCGGTGCCGGTGGTTATAGTGGTGCTGGTGGTAAGGGAGGCGGAGCTGGAGGTTATGGAGGAGGTGCCGGCGGGGCTGGAGGTAAAGGCGGTGGAGCTGGAGGATTTGGTGCGGGAGGCGCAGGAGGTTTTGGTGGTGGTAAAGGCGCTGGTGCAGGTGGAGCTGGCGGTTTCGGTGGTGGTGCCGGCGGAGGATTCGGTGGCGGCGCCGGAGGTTCTGGTGGTAAAGGCGGTTTTGGAGGAGGTGCAGGCGGAGCCGGTGGTTTTGGAGGAGGTGCAGGCGGAGCCGGTGGGTTTGGAGGAGGCGGTGCTGGTACTGCTGGCGGTTACGGTGGTGGTGCTGGTGGTAAAGGCGGTGGGGCCGGAGGTTTTGGTGGTGGAGCTGGAGCCGGAGGGTTCGGTGGTGGCGCCGGCGGAGCAGGTGGTAAAGGCGGTGGCTCTAGTGGAGCCGGCGGTTTTGGAGGAGGTGCAGGCGGAGCCGGTGGTTATGGTGGCGGCGGTGCTGGTGGTAAAGGTGGTGGCGCAGGAGGTGCCGGCGGTTTTGGAGGTGGTGCCGGTGGAAGTGGCGGCTATGGTGGTGCTGGCGGTAAAGGTGGAGCTGGCGGTGGCGGTGGAGGAGCAGGAGGTTTCGGTGGTGGAGGTTCTGGTGGAGGTGCTGGTGGTTTTGGTCCAGCCCCTGGATTACCTGGTCGTGGCCATCCTAGTGGTGATTTTAATCCCCAAACAGGTTACAGTTATTAA